In a genomic window of Meleagris gallopavo isolate NT-WF06-2002-E0010 breed Aviagen turkey brand Nicholas breeding stock chromosome 1, Turkey_5.1, whole genome shotgun sequence:
- the PKDREJ gene encoding LOW QUALITY PROTEIN: polycystic kidney disease and receptor for egg jelly-related protein (The sequence of the model RefSeq protein was modified relative to this genomic sequence to represent the inferred CDS: inserted 1 base in 1 codon; deleted 1 base in 1 codon), which yields MEEGGRYRSARRTFWLPRSFADSWRYATGSRRLVTPQDERFPSPVXPAMATLVFLLQLLTFSLLALRASSPRMQAPPLAVTCLGAHGRGSEGRSGEGWLSCLGNGTLRLRYQPAPGARAEAESKERQPASPPHCRWYLNWGWVKNTSLWSGQFTLQTGLSPGSALWPVASNLITVQCSSASCAAPECLYGNVSVEMSARWAAQNSSHAYRDGTRSAACVFHCSAFPWDPEKHQGFVATVGGTRSGLTPALPRVRDDASRTTEPAVLHQEAACKLNSVTIQKPPLHTSVIRQKKGTTFYLYARVLVDCNLRVSITPQWIFYAVKDMKTNPDWDQPLNISSMPGVNTVQLTVPSWTLDYGMYQVYFTATVYVLGTKRSFSKTDRVFLEIERSDLVASIAGGVFRTVGFFDNWTLDGSVSYDPDSPERLKGITFTWYCTKKLSDYESMRIGAGNKCHPAQRDLRWLTSSGAVQVVAPEALPGNTVYHFRLVIQKDTRKSYADQSVNVQSGFSPLLDVTCLENCGSAVIPTERFTLSGKCLNCQTSSKPVYHWSLWLENSTEISFDWSSRTSTGRSGAYLSIHALTFTSTADQSYILLLKVTTWGGRSSLYRYAFKVNSPPRAGKCSISPHRGTAFLTKFVVQCSGFSDSNLPLTYKVIVASDVSKTAKINSVKDNTFGTILYFGYQPRMPPSLLPVGEPSRRYALTLYVQVCDSLGAFTQLSLHVRAQNPLRSRPLAVVFHELLASVSGLSAPMTAYLQTGDYFNAGYLAYLAASVLNYIEAAPTLPMPKAQLRESLIKAALNISVESTMVINQVVASLFQVTEQPEEVNARSQEIAITKLTEVTRVLKTQRNESHWSEQTEIQTSGILKCLSNILRAALLRRRKVNVSAVTQVFSIMENLTEIVFQGKVPGEEDTVMETSNWKITLMKDENWNVANAFSTTEACRNCFYPTLKTGNSSRLSYDAVISTALFEFDENPFPWLNYTSEIATAILGFKMAETKANGDLQGILPEEANVLIARKDTESSTFQLAMGPDKTQTYTTGGFSLEVNRDTKIIYIQILTKLQVAFQVLVFTGTNVTQNFPIASFDAFHNMTTVASKTKAVDEECNIKAPYIICLPESVLKVAAQGSLIGQNGTSDIHCLRHPQFPAFRQGSTDCFLLTTKEDLGDILAFRVWHNNRGPSPGWFLSRAKVEHVSARKTWFFMCRKWLALDKGDGLLERTFSVTNPKAPLSRKDYFLIDLASGLKEGHLWLSVFAQVLPGTYSRLQRLSSCLTILLLNLFVNIMFFNANKNEESPRHLRYLRSIAIGIECALTRIPVEMIIKALFKYSQKNPQRNLPLLPGNLKTWRERLQKWKLSERSSQSGSISSPENVPAHSNSQSPTHHRKTRSLGAPQNSRKFPIAEGGASTTRDKEQTEKNSPPKVKAWQRRLLSNSNFSNNYAKEAGNFQEESKLPSVTSAPLCKRPPVVFCWWCIYISWVLVIIVSGVSSFFIVLYGLSYGYQTSLEWLLASATSFVQNVFFVSIIKISCYSALNTVRPKYCENVPWFTQDLSSEIKTDKEALNEEEMQEKHFKLAQIRDTEQYKPLEDGKIAKMLEAAKMKVKTFSFIKDVIGHLVVLAVVLHFAYSTENTNCFHYNQFIRNQFSPRLPAVVKLADIYMWSNSGNIWEAKFFRE from the exons ATGGAGGAGGGCGGCAGGTACCGCTCTGCACGCAGAACGTTCTGGCTTCCGAGGTCGTTCGCTGACAGTTGGCGCTACGCAACCGGCAGCCGCCGGCTGGTCACGCCGCAGGACGAGCGCTTTCCGTCGCCCG GTCCTGCCATGGCCACGCTCGTTTTTCTACTCCAGCTGCTCACCTTTTCCCTGCTAGCCCTGCGAGCCTCCTCTCCGCGCATGCAGGCGCCGCCCCTGGCGGTCACCTGCCTCGGAGCTCACGGACGCGGCTCCGAAGGGCGCAGCGGCGAGGGCTGGCTCTCCTGCCTGGGGAATGGCACCTTGAGACTGCGGTACCAGCCAGCCCCAGGAGCGAGAGCGgaggcagagagcaaagagaggCAGCCTGCCTCCCCGCCGCACTGCCGCTGGTACCTGAATTGGGGCTGGGTGAAGAACACCTCCCTCTGGTCAGGGCAATTCACGCTCCAGACAGGCCTCTCCCCGGGAAGCGCTCTCTGGCCCGTGGCCTCCAATCTCATTACAGTGCAGTGCTCATCTGCCTCATGCGCTGCACCCGAGTGCCTTTATGGCAACGTGAGCGTCGAGATGTCAGCAAGGTGGGCCGCCCAGAATAGCTCACACGCTTACCGTGATGGCACGAGAAGCGCCGCCTGTGTGTTccactgctctgctttccccTGGGATCCTGAGAAACACCAAGGGTTCGTGGCAACAGTGGGCGGCACCCGAAGTGGACTGACACCAGCTCTCCCAAGAGTCAGGGATGATGCTTCAAGAACAACAGAACCGGCAGTGCTCCACCAGGAAGCAGCCTGCAAATTAAACTCGGTTACAATTCAAAAACCTCCTCTTCACACCTCTGTGATACGTCAGAAAAAGGGGACAACGTTTTACCTGTATGCCAGAGTGCTAGTGGACTGCAACCTCCGCGTGTCCATAACGCCTCAGTGGATATTCTATGCTGTTAAGGACATGAAAACGAATCCAGACTGGGACCAACCTTTAAATATATCATCGATGCCCGGTGTAAACACAGTACAGTTAACGGTTCCCAGCTGGACTTTGGATTATGGAATGTATCAGGTCTATTTTACTGCTACAGTATACGTGCTTGGGACCAAAAGATCCTTCAGTAAGACAGACAGAGTTTTCCTCGAGATAGAGAGAAGTGATCTTGTGGCAAGTATTGCAGGAGGTGTCTTCCGGACAGTAGGCTTTTTTGATAATTGGACTCTTGATGGCTCTGTGTCCTATGACCCCGACTCACCGGAACGACTAAAGGGAATCACGTTTACTTGGTACTGCACTAAAAAGCTATCGGACTATGAAAGCATGAGAATCGGTGCAGGAAATAAATGTCATCCAGCCCAGAGGGATTTGAGGTGGCTGACATCTTCAGGGGCTGTCCAAGTGGTAGCACCGGAAGCACTCCCAGGAAACACTGTCTACCACTTCCGTTTAGTCATTCAAAAGGACACAAGAAAGAGTTATGCTGACCAAAGCGTAAATGTGCAGTCTGGCTTCTCGCCTCTCCTGGATGTGACGTGCCTTGAAAACTGTGGCAGCGCTGTAATTCCGACAGAGAGGTTTACGTTGTCAGGCAAATGCCTCAACTGTCAAACGAGCAGCAAGCCAGTCTACCACTGGTCGCTTTGGCTGGAAAATTCTACAGAAATTAGCTTTGACTGGTCTTCCAGAACCTCAACAGGTAGGTCTGGTGCTTACCTTTCTATACATGCTCTGACTTTTACCAGTACTGCAGATCAGTCATACATACTGCTACTAAAAGTGACGACGTGGGGCGGTAGGTCATCGCTCTACAGATACGCATTTAAAGTGAATTCTCCACCCAGGGCTGGCAAGTGTAGCATCAGCCCTCACCGCGGAACGGCTTTCCTGACAAAATTTGTTGTCCAGTGCAGTGGATTTTCTGACAGCAACTTACCACTGACATACAAAGTCATAGTAGCTTCCGACGTATCCAAAACTGCCAAAATTAACTCGGTGAAGGACAACACATTTGGCACAATTCTGTACTTTGGCTATCAGCCTAGAATGCCTCCATCTCTCCTCCCAGTTGGTGAACCCTCTCGGAGGTATGCTCTGACACTGTACGTTCAAGTGTGTGATTCTCTGGGGGCGTTTACCCAACTGAGTCTGCATGTCAGAGCACAGAACCCATTGAGAAGTCGACCGCTAGCTGTTGTGTTTCATGAACTGCTTGCCTCAGTGAGTGGTTTAAGTGCGCCCATGACAGCTTATCTCCAGACCGGAGACTATTTTAATGCGGGTTATTTGGCTTATCTTGCAGCCTCTGTCCTAAACTACATCGAAGCTGCACCAACGCTCCCGATGCCCAAGGCTCAGTTGAGGGAAAGCCTTATTAAGGCAGCCCTGAATATTTCGGTTGAGAGCACGATGGTAATTAACCAAGTGGTAGCCTCTCTTTTTCAAGTCACAGAGCAACCTGAGGAAGTGAATGCTCGATCGCAAGAGATTGCCATTACAAAACTGACTGAAGTAACCAGGGTGTTGAAAACACAGAGGAATGAGAGCCACTGGTCTGAACAAACAGAAATTCAGACGAGTGGAATACTAAAATGCCTGTCCAACATCCTGAGAGCTGCTCTTCTGCGTCGCAGGAAGGTCAATGTTAGTGCAGTCACGCAAGTCTTCTCCATCATGGAAAACTTAACTGAGATTGTTTTCCAAGGCAAAGTCCCTGGGGAGGAAGACACTGTCATGGAAACCAGCAACTGGAAAATCACTTTGATGAAGGACGAAAACTGGAATGTtgcaaatgctttctctacCACAGAAGCCTGCAGGAATTGTTTCTATCCAACACTAAAAACTGGAAACTCTTCAAGATTGTCTTACGATGCAGTCATTTCCACTGCCCTGTTTGAGTTTGATGAAAACCCTTTCCCTTGGTTGAATTATACTTCAGAAATTGCAACAGCCATCTTGGGCTTCAAAATGGCAGAGACCAAGGCTAATGGGGATCTGCAAGGGATCCTGCCTGAAGAAGCAAACGTCCTTATCGCTAGGAAAGACACCGAGTCGTCAACATTTCAGTTAGCAATGGGACCTGATAAAACACAAACCTACACAACCGGAGGATTTAGTCTTGAAGTGAACAGAGATACCAAAATCATATACATCCAGATCCTGACCAAATTACAAGTGGCTTTCCAGGTGCTAGTGTTCACAGGCACTAATGTCACTCAGAATTTTCCCATAGCCTCTTTTGATGCTTTTCACAACATGACAACGGTGGCAAGCAAAACCAAGGCAGTTGATGAAGAGTGTAACATCAAGGCTCCTTACATCATCTGCCTCCCAGAGTCAGTGCTGAAAGTTGCAGCTCAAGGAAGC CTCATCGGCCAGAACGGCACAAGTGATATCCACTGCTTACGGCACCCACAGTTCCCTGCTTTCCGTCAAGGAAGCACTGACTGTTTTCTCTTGACTACAAAGGAAGACCTGGGAGACATCCTCGCCTTCAGGGTCTGGCACAATAACAGAGGCCCATCGCCAGGCTGGTTCTTAAGCAGAGCCAAAGTTGAACACGTGTCTGCTCGGAAGACCTGGTTCTTTATGTGCAGGAAATGGCTTGCCCTTGACAAGGGAGATGGCTTACTAGAAAGGACATTTTCCGTCACCAACCCAAAAGCACCTCTATCCAGAAAGGACTATTTTTTGATTGATCTGGCCAGTGGTCTGAAAGAGGGCCATCTATGGCTCTCCGTTTTTGCTCAGGTTCTGCCTGGCACTTATAGCAGGCTCCAAAGGTTATCTTCCTGTCTaacaatattattattaaaccTGTTTGTTAACATTATGTTCTTTAATGCTAACAAGAATGAAGAATCTCCAAGACACTTGAGGTACTTGAGATCAATTGCCATAGGCATTGAATGTGCTTTGACTAGAATACCCGTGGAAATGATTATAAAGGCCTTATTTAAGTATTCCCAGAAGAACCCACAGAGAAATCTACCCCTCCTTCCTGGAAATCTTAAAACCTGGAGAGAACGTTTGCAAAAATGGAAACTTTCAGAAAGGTCCTCACAGTCTGGTAGCATTAGTTCCCCGGAGAACGTTCCTGCTCACAGCAATTCTCAGAGCCCGACACATCACAGAAAGACGAGAAGCCTGGGAGCTCCCCAGAACAGCAGGAAGTTCCCAATTGCAGAAGGAGGTGCAAGTACCACCAGAGacaaggagcaaacagaaaagaattccCCTCCAAAGGTTAAAGCCTGGCAGAGAAGACTACTGTCAAATTCCAATTTTAGCAATAACTACGCAAAAGAAGCAGGGAACTTCCAGGAAGAAAGCAAGCTACCCAGCGTTACTTCTGCTCCTTTGTGCAAGAGACCACCCgtggttttttgttggtggtgtaTCTATATCTCGTGGGTGTTAGTGATAATTGTAAGTGGGGTATCATCATTTTTCATTGTACTGTATGGTTTGTCTTACGGCTACCAGACTTCGCTGGAGTGGCTTTTAGCATCGGCAACCTCCTTTGTTCAAAATGTATTCTTTGTTTCAATCATAAAAATCAGTTGTTACTCAGCTTTGAACACCGTTCGTCCAAAATACTGTGAAAACGTTCCATGGTTTACCCAGGATCTCTCTTCTGAGATTAAAACAGATAAGGAAGCACTGAATGAAGAAGAGATGCAAGAGAAGCACTTTAAACTTGCCCAGATCAGAGACACCGAGCAGTATAAGCCTTTAGAAGAT GGAAAAATTGCAAAGATGCTGGAAGCGGCAAAAATGAAAGTCAAGACATTCAGTTTCATAAAAGATGTGATCGGTCACCTTGTTGTTTTAGCAGTTGTCTTACATTTTGCTTATTCTACTGAGAACACTAACTGTTTCCACTACAACCAGTTTATTCGGAACCAGTTCTCTCCCAGACTCCCTGCTGTGGTTAAGCTAGCAGATATTTACATGTGG agTAATTCAGGTAATATTTGGGAAGCAAAATTTTTCAGAGAGTAA